A stretch of DNA from Cannabis sativa cultivar Pink pepper isolate KNU-18-1 chromosome X, ASM2916894v1, whole genome shotgun sequence:
cagatttcgaattgagatcataaaacatgtaaaaggtgatcaatcttgcacatggaaattaaacacaaatatgaatagtgttcacaatcaagatggaggaatggcaattattcattaactaggaaaaacttaaacaacattcatcattctccctaaataggagtttagttcaaaacatccataatcaaatccataattaacattgaaatagaaaagaacatagaaaaattaaagagaagagaaagaactagttgaagcaatcgattcgggtcgccacaagccgctcttctagcctcctcctttgtttctagggttccaattctgaataatccctaattttcacgaaccctcactatttaaaccaattctcatctttaaaattcgtgaaattacgaaactgcccaaaaatcccgtcactggggtccccgtcgcgactggcaaagcccccgtcgcgacgggagttcAACATCGAATTTTTGAAACTTTCtgtcagttcccgtcgcgactggcaaattccccgtcgcgacgggaataGGCAGCAACAccaattttggtttttcttctcgattctttcaccgtttttcctcaattcttgtacatactttctttaaatgcccgaggacctgaaacaaaagaatcaagcgtaatatagccctaaaactagaaacaaagagtgaaaactacccgaaatatgacccgaatcttagactaattttagcctaacaaagcCTGCTAGGGATATGGCTCTGTTACCATgatgagaatcatggggttccatctcaaaactaattggcaatgagtggagtagcccatgtttttatatatggctcaatacttttacatttaatccatgtgggacaatatttttcaataatgtATGTTGTGACTTAGGGGCATGTAAATCATCGATATGTGATTACATGCCCCTAAGTCACAACATACATAAATTTCATATGTGATTACATATTTAGCATGTATATTTATCAGTAGTTTCCTCACAATTGACCaacacacctgaattcaaaattaaggtaagattagtataataatatcatatgtGATTACATATTTAGCATGTATATTTATGAATGTCTGTTAGATAGCATATCAATAATGGCGGTATTAGTGTACATAGAGTTACATTGAATACCGACAGATATATGTTTGGCATAGTACAGATTGATGCTATCACATCAGTACAACTaaagtaccgagtataggctgatattatggtcaatagtatAGGCTGCTAAACTCACGCAGGATACGATTATAATTGGGTGTATGTGCCCCTAGTTATAATCTAGTGTATGTGTATGTTTTAATTATACTTTTTTTACCGAGTCTGTCGACTCCAGATATTGTTTACTAGGgttgtttgaaaaaaattataaaccgCTCAACCCGACTAAATTCTCCAAACGAAACCGAATAAACCGACAAAAAATACAAGCCGAATAATTTTacgaaaaaaattcaaacctcCCAACGAATATATTGGGCAGGTTGAATATTATTCTAACCCGCCCAAATAATCTGAATAAACCGATTCACATGATTTTTACTAAAATCATCtataatacaatatataaattGCGTTTAATAGTTAAACtattttacatttaaaatttgtattttatagtgtttaattaaaagttaaaatttaaaatttatagttgataattttgattgtatttaaatattgaaattgaaatttaaaatttacatgtaagtatattttttttattctatttttttaaaaaaaaggttgTTTAATACTTTAACAtttattcaatttatatttattttttaacattaatttaaactataatccttttaatcttgaaaggtgtatactatacatatattttactgaaaaaaaataaaaaataaagattggTTTAAAcaggttaacccgaccaaactgaCGAAAATCCTTGAGGGGGTTatgctttttttattttttattagacgGGTTACAATTAGATATTCACAACCTAACATTTATATTGGGTTGGTAAAAATACACTATAACCTGACCAAACTAACTGATGTACACCCTTATTATTTACATGTGTaagtaagagtaaggaaaaagtTGAACAATAGTGAGTTCCAGctaatgaagattgtacatatcatGATAGTTAGACCTAGAGTATTCGATATTTGGAACAACAAGCTTTATTTTGGTAGTCGTCAGGCAACAACTTTTGTAgttaaatattttgtattaCAGATGTAAAATTTAAAGACGGGATCTCAGATTATgtaaagtttttatttatttaagtttagAGGTTAAAcaagaaatttttaaattattcatGTTTTTCCATAAATCTTTTGATTAATAAAGGAGTGTACATCATTAAGAAATCACGATACTAGTCACAACTTCATATACGAATAAAGATTTTCTCGATTTACAaacataaattattaataaacaatttAACATTCAAACATATATCAAATTGTTCAACTACTATTTATATTCAAAAATATCTTTATAAATTTTCTAGGCATAAACCTTAATGCCACTATCCTACTTCTACAAATAGCagtgaaattaataataaagggATGACAAATTTTGTATACCTAACCTTTGTCAAAATTTGTACACAAAGAGTAAAACTGACTCATAAACTAGATATATTTTAACTATCGAACTACATAAAAATTCTATCTTTCCCatttaattcaatattattcaacatatatatatattaaaatggaattaacgtattattttaatattataaagcgTTCGAATTATTGTAAAGATTTCTTTTGGAAATCAtcctatatactattttttagaaaaacttacaggTTGGgttactaaaaattattttaaagtgttaaaatatttttttttcttttaacaaGAATAATAcgataaaatttaaaaacatagTTCTATCACATCtgttaagaaaaaagaaagataaataCACTTTttgctaaatattttttttttcaattttaactaaaaaaaattaataatattacaaaattactttCAGCtggctaaataaataaatatataacccaaataaaaaaaaattatacaaaatacttcttacacacaccttcaacCCAGGATCCATGCTTCATGGGCAACCATCGCAACCACGCATCAACTAAACGCAACCGAAACAAAAATTCAACCAGAAAGAGAACTACCATTAATTCTGACGACTTCACCTGAGAATACGACCATAATCAATCAAAAAGGGGCTATTTcgaattcatgaaaaaaaagTATAGAAAACTACtgcgaaactaaaattcaaccagaaattcaatttaatttgcataaaactaatgtcctgaCTTTAATTTTCAGATTCATGAAATGCATATCTCAAAAAGTTAAATTGAAGTTtccaaacaatccaactcaagtataatccaaaaaaaaaattacattaatactatagtaaaatgtttATCTTGGTATATTTtcgttatttttcaaatttctaatggtgaatttgttcatataAAATCATgaagagacatgtagatagagttacgtacgtggaatcactgttctgatttttaatgtttcataatagttgcattacagttgcataaacattttgctaacagctatttcgtctgattgaaaccttcgtctgatgcaacgtTCGGCTAACCACCTGGCAACCTTCGTCTCATTGAAactttcgtctgatgcaaccttcgaccaacaacccagcaactttcgtctgattgaaatcTTCGTCTGATGCAATATTCAACCAACCACCCAGCAACCTTCGTCTGATTGAAatcttcgtctgatgcaacatTCGACCAACCACCCAGCAACCATTGTTTAATTGTGTAAGTGATAATGTAagaggtattttggtaattaaaagtatataaaatgtataaatattgTCCACACCTTAtagaaatatttttataaataaagtgACAATTTGTATTTTCTATCtaataatttcttttaacaAAATTCTTTTCTAATATAActagatttatttaaatttaaatttattttttttgtttggctAACTAATATATTTAAGTACATTTCACTATCCTTAGTTTTTTTTGAAGTGAGTTCCAACTTGGAGCAACTTCACAACAACATAACATAGATTTTGATCATATAAGAAGGGACCCACAATCAAAAGATCGGACGGTTGATAGGTGTGTTTGAGTACATCCTAGGGTTTACCCAACCCTAACCTCTAATATTAACTATCACACCTCACACAATCTCAACCCTCTTTTCTCTTTcaactcttctctctctctctctttctctctctatcttacCGTGCCGCCGTCTATTCCGGCGGCCACTGCTTTCTGCCGTCGGTTTCTCCGACCATTTATCTCTTTTCATCCTTCCCTCTCCTCTAATCTATCCCTTAaccagaaaattaaaaattaaaaaatttaaaaaaaaagcaaaaacaaAAGAGAGAGATTTTATCAAACAgtttgtgtgttttttttttctttatctaGGGTTTTATCTCGGATCTTTGTCTTGAGTTCTTCCTAGGGTTTTGATTCTGAATAATTTGAGGAgagggaagaaaaaaaaaagaaaaaatttgaaaaatttatagaaaaaaaagaGTGGAAGTTTGTGATGGCCCAAGTTCAATCTCAGCCTCAGAATGCTGTTCCCGGAGCTAACGCTGGTGGTGCGGCCAACGGTGGGAACAACCAGTTTGTGACTACGTCGCTCTATGTTGGAGATCTTGACCAGAGTGTCACCGATCCACAGCTCTATGATCTGTTTAATCAGATGGGTCAGGTGGTTTCAGTTAGGGTTTGCAGGGACTTGACCACCCGAAGATCACTTGGTTATGGATATGTTAATTATAGCAATCCTCAAGATGGTTAGtacttttttctttattattgttcTTATTTTAGGTGTAAAAATCACTTATTGTGTGATAAAGCTTTATTAATGGGTTATGGGTTATATTATATGAATGGACTATGGATTCACTGATTGAAGAAAAGTGAGGTTTTTTCTTCTGATGTTATGATGAAGAAAATATATAGGTTAGGTTATCTATCTATTTGTTTAGTTTGTTGGGGTTGGGGGGCAAAAAAGAGGGAGATTAAGGAGTTCAACTTGAAATTTGGTTTGGTTGCATAGCTTGCAGTGATGCTTTACATGAGTGTCCTTAATTAGTTATTCAGTGGTGTTAGTGAGATGGACAAGGGAATGGTTGTTGCAGTTTTTTTGGGTGGTTATGGTAAAGATAGGAATGCTTCTATTAAGCAGTTTAATAGTGCTTGTGGCACTGAAATTTAAAGTTACTTAATATCGAGTGCGTTGTATCTAGGAGAAGTGAattttttacacattttttccttttataaACAATAATCTAAAATAGAGAGATCGAAAGAACTATAAATTGGATTGCTATCAAAACAACTAAGTATGAATCCTTCATCTAGTGAATATTTTTTTTCGGCTACAGAAAGATTACAGCACGAAAAAAATAAGGGAAGCTTTTCCTATTTGGCATTGGCTAGCCTATATTCTTAGTCTGTTAAGTTTTTCGTAGTCATTTAGGCAGCTTCTGTACTGTATGAGATAGGTATGAATTTATTCTTTACTTAGCATTTATGATATGAAATCTAAACAATCTGCACAATGTTAACATATCGAGCAAAATTTTGTTGCGAATATATTGATGGAGGGAATCAGTTAGACTTCTGCTATGGAAAATAAGTTTGTTATATCTTGTTCTCATCATCCTTTGTAGCTCTTTCATAATCTCTCTTACACATTTAGTTGAATTTATGACAGCTGCAAGGGCTTTGGAATTGCTgaatttttcttctttaaacGGAAGGCCAATTAGGGTTATGTACTCTCACCGTGATCCTAGTATTCGCAAAAGTGGGGCTggcaatatatttattaaggtATATGTCCATTGTCTATTTTTGTGTTTTGCTGCAACTTTAAAACATCACAACTATCTGTTTTTGCTTACTTCATATTTTGAGTAATGATATGTTCACCATCAATATTGCAcagtgataatttttttcttaacaaaCCATTTATTTCATATGAGACTCACTTAAACAGTGCCACAATAGTGCATATATTGTTTTTGTGCATATTTTAGGTGCACATATCATTgctcattttattttctcttgtcGAGACTAACTTTTCTTCTGGCTCAAAACTTTCAGAATTTAGACAAGGGCATTGATCACAAAGCACTTCATGAAACATTTTCAGCATTTGGGAACATCCTTTCTTGCAAGGTAGCTACAGACCCAACTGGACAATCGAAGGGCTATGGATTTGTTCAGTTTGACACTGAGGAAGCTGCCCAAAAGGCTATAGAGAAGTTGAATGGAATGCTTTTGAATGATAAGCAAGTCTTTGTGGGGCCCTTCCTTCGCAAGCAGGAAAGAGAAGGTTCATCTGATAAGTCGAAGTTCAACAATGTTTTTGTAAAGAATCTATCTGAATCAACAAATGAGGATGACTTGAATAGAATTTTTGGTGAGTTTGGAGAAATTACTAGCGTAGTGGTGATGAGGGATGCAGATGGGAAATCAAGGTGCTTTGGGTTTGTCAACTTTGAGAATGTAGAGGATGCTATGAGGGCTGTTGAGGCTTTGAATGGGAAGAAAATTGATGATAAGGAGTGGTATGTTGGTAAAGCCCAGAAAAAATCTGAAAGGGAAGTTGAATTGAAAGTCAAATTTGAACAGAGTATGAAAGAGGCATCTGACAAATATCAAGGTGCAAACCTGTATGTTAAAAATTTAGATGATACTGTCAGTGATGAAAAACTTAAGGAGCTATTCTCCCAATTCGGTACAATAACCTCATGCAAGGTTGGTCATCGCATCTGTTTTATGAAGCCTTCACATTCTGATTTGTTAAGTAGATTTCATAACAATTTTTCTTCTTGAGATGCGGCAGGTTATGCGAGACCCAAATGGAGTAAGCAGGGGATCAGGGTTTGTTGCATTCTCTACACCTGAAGAAGCATCTCGAGCAGTAAGTTAATAATTCCGGTGTAAAAAAATGGACACGTACTATCATAATAATGTTTCATTCCTGCCaagataacaaaattatataatacCAATTTCTACCTTGTTGCTAGCTCTTGGAGATGAATGGAAAGATGATTGTTAGCAAACCTCTCTATGTTGCGCTTGCACAACGAAAAGAAGATAGGAGAGCTAGGTTGCAGGTATTTTCAGTTTTTCCCTTCCTCTCTCTTTCctgttttgatattttattattatttaaacattGCTGGTTTTGTGGAAACTGACGGATGGGTTATTGTTTATTGTACAGGCTCAATTTTCTCAGATGCGACCTGTTGCTATTGCACCTTCAGTTGCTCCTCGTATGCCTATGTACCCTCCTGGCGGCCCAGGTATTGGACAACAAATATTCTACGGTCAAGGCCCACCTGCTATCATTCCTTCTCAGGTGACATTTCAGTGGactttcttcttttttgttttttttcattGCTGCTATTAGTTTGGTTGGTATTCTTACATTGGTTTCTTTTCTTTAAATATAGCCTGGATTTGGGTATCAACAGCAACTTGTTCCTGGTATGAGGCCTGGTGGGGCAACAATGCCAAATTTCTTTATGCCAATGGTTCAGCAAGGACAGCAAGGGCAGCGCCCTGGTGGCAGACGTGGTGGAGCTGTCCAGCAAAACCAGCAACCCGTTTCATTAATGCAACAACAGGTTTGTTGTGTTGTCTTGCTTTTCATTTCCACCTGTGTGAAATGTTTCCAGATTTTCATCTTGAAGATTTACTTTTAATAATAGATGCTTCCAAGAGGGCGGGTTTATCGTTACCCTCCAGGCCGTGGCCTGCCTGATGTCCCAATGCCTGGCCCCGGTGTTGCTGGAGGAATGTTTTCTGTTCCATTT
This window harbors:
- the LOC115702952 gene encoding polyadenylate-binding protein 8 — encoded protein: MAQVQSQPQNAVPGANAGGAANGGNNQFVTTSLYVGDLDQSVTDPQLYDLFNQMGQVVSVRVCRDLTTRRSLGYGYVNYSNPQDAARALELLNFSSLNGRPIRVMYSHRDPSIRKSGAGNIFIKNLDKGIDHKALHETFSAFGNILSCKVATDPTGQSKGYGFVQFDTEEAAQKAIEKLNGMLLNDKQVFVGPFLRKQEREGSSDKSKFNNVFVKNLSESTNEDDLNRIFGEFGEITSVVVMRDADGKSRCFGFVNFENVEDAMRAVEALNGKKIDDKEWYVGKAQKKSEREVELKVKFEQSMKEASDKYQGANLYVKNLDDTVSDEKLKELFSQFGTITSCKVMRDPNGVSRGSGFVAFSTPEEASRALLEMNGKMIVSKPLYVALAQRKEDRRARLQAQFSQMRPVAIAPSVAPRMPMYPPGGPGIGQQIFYGQGPPAIIPSQPGFGYQQQLVPGMRPGGATMPNFFMPMVQQGQQGQRPGGRRGGAVQQNQQPVSLMQQQMLPRGRVYRYPPGRGLPDVPMPGPGVAGGMFSVPFDMGSGVPMRDSTALSQPIPIGALATALANASPEQQRTMLGENLYPLVEQLEPDNAAKVTGMLLEMDQTEVLHLLESPEALKAKVAEAMEVLRTVAQQQQQQAGNAADQLSSLSLTDNLVS